In Flavivirga abyssicola, the following are encoded in one genomic region:
- a CDS encoding DUF4294 domain-containing protein, protein MNCFKYIFLIFPVLLFAQGNDIEQDSTAVEYLIIKGDSVPRLSIDLKEVRLLHKLRFDNKKERISYLILRRKTMKVYPYAKMAAERLDSMNKHLATLKRNREKKRYTKRIQKYIEGEFSEELKKLTRTEGQILIKLIHRQTGTTAFNLIKELRNGWRAFWYNTTASMFDLSLKREFDPVNVKEDYLIEDILLRNFQNGRLERQKSAIDFDFYDLTDKWLPTTSEAP, encoded by the coding sequence ATGAACTGTTTTAAATATATATTTTTAATATTCCCTGTTTTGCTTTTTGCACAAGGGAATGATATTGAACAAGATTCTACTGCTGTTGAATACCTGATCATAAAGGGCGATTCTGTTCCAAGATTATCTATAGATTTAAAAGAGGTAAGGCTCCTACATAAGCTTAGGTTTGATAATAAAAAAGAACGCATTAGTTACTTGATTCTTAGAAGGAAAACAATGAAGGTATATCCATATGCTAAAATGGCTGCTGAGCGTTTAGATTCCATGAACAAACATTTAGCGACACTTAAAAGGAATCGTGAAAAAAAACGATATACTAAGCGCATTCAAAAATACATAGAAGGCGAGTTTTCTGAAGAATTAAAAAAACTTACTCGTACGGAGGGACAAATACTAATTAAATTAATTCACAGGCAGACTGGTACCACTGCATTTAATTTGATAAAAGAATTGCGTAATGGCTGGCGTGCGTTTTGGTATAATACAACGGCGAGCATGTTTGACCTTTCATTAAAGCGGGAATTTGATCCTGTAAATGTAAAAGAAGACTATTTAATTGAGGATATTTTACTGCGGAACTTTCAAAATGGCCGCTTAGAACGTCAAAAGTCTGCTATAGACTTTGATTTTTATGATTTAACAGATAAATGGTTACCGACTACTAGTGAAGCTCCATAA
- the trhA gene encoding PAQR family membrane homeostasis protein TrhA: MRDQTLFEEKLNATTHAIGILFGITALILLIVFDSQKTNWSLFSIIVYGISIIILFTASTLYHVVKEKERKYYFRIIDHISIYLLIAGTYTPVLLIALHESLGWTLFWVVWGIAVFGILLKLFFTGRFEVFSVILYLVMGWLIVFDFPTLSNIIGSNGVLFLFGGGLFYTVGIAFYAIEKIPFNHVIWHLFVLAGAISHFFMIFFYVI, from the coding sequence ATGCGAGACCAAACTCTTTTCGAAGAAAAGTTAAATGCTACTACACATGCTATTGGTATATTATTTGGAATTACTGCTTTAATACTTCTTATTGTTTTTGATAGCCAAAAAACCAATTGGAGCCTCTTTAGCATAATAGTTTATGGTATTTCAATCATTATATTATTTACAGCATCAACACTATACCATGTTGTTAAGGAAAAAGAGAGGAAGTACTATTTTAGAATTATAGACCATATTAGTATTTACCTACTTATAGCCGGCACGTATACACCGGTTTTATTAATTGCGTTGCATGAGAGTTTAGGTTGGACCCTTTTTTGGGTTGTCTGGGGAATTGCTGTGTTTGGTATACTTTTAAAATTGTTTTTTACTGGACGTTTTGAGGTGTTTTCTGTAATTCTTTATTTGGTGATGGGGTGGCTTATTGTATTCGATTTTCCAACTTTATCTAATATTATTGGCAGTAATGGCGTATTATTTTTATTTGGAGGTGGACTATTTTATACAGTCGGGATTGCTTTTTATGCTATTGAAAAAATACCTTTTAATCATGTTATTTGGCACCTATTTGTTTTAGCAGGTGCCATTTCCCATTTTTTTATGATTTTCTTCTATGTGATTTAA
- a CDS encoding discoidin domain-containing protein → MMKKQYIHLLITFIFISPIINAQCYPDRHSTSWYDSWISCETSQNPNPAYGQTHWIMYDFGYEYELKESKFWNANEPKNLNYGINNYNLDYSLDGNTWTNLGTFQMEQGTGSSTYEGHEGPDFDFTKARYVLITPTSNFGGDCYALSEMKINITDPFDLIAEENGFNALAYPNPFVSSISLRIASIDETNPIHYTLYDMLGRPIASNSISLIEDTEIYELPINGNALSVGMYILNVEQNNNKRAFKIIKRK, encoded by the coding sequence ATGATGAAAAAACAATACATACACCTACTAATTACTTTTATATTTATTTCGCCTATAATAAATGCGCAATGTTATCCAGATAGACATAGTACGAGCTGGTATGACAGCTGGATTTCTTGTGAAACATCACAAAATCCTAATCCAGCATATGGTCAAACACATTGGATTATGTATGATTTTGGGTATGAATATGAATTAAAAGAATCTAAATTCTGGAACGCCAACGAACCAAAAAACCTAAATTATGGTATCAATAATTATAATTTAGATTATTCTTTAGATGGCAATACATGGACTAATTTAGGTACTTTTCAAATGGAACAAGGAACAGGATCGTCCACGTATGAAGGCCACGAAGGTCCAGATTTTGACTTTACAAAAGCACGATATGTGTTAATTACCCCTACTTCAAATTTTGGAGGAGATTGTTACGCATTAAGTGAAATGAAAATCAACATTACAGATCCTTTTGATCTTATTGCTGAAGAAAACGGATTTAATGCTTTAGCCTATCCTAATCCTTTTGTTAGCAGCATTAGCCTTAGAATTGCATCTATTGATGAAACCAACCCTATACATTACACATTGTATGATATGTTAGGAAGGCCTATAGCTTCTAATAGCATAAGTTTAATTGAAGATACCGAAATTTATGAATTACCAATAAATGGTAATGCGCTATCTGTAGGTATGTATATTCTAAATGTTGAACAGAATAATAACAAACGTGCTTTCAAAATTATAAAAAGGAAATAA
- a CDS encoding DUF1501 domain-containing protein, which produces MTKHKNNISRRKFLGQSCAALGYTTMFSSLINLKAMAATAMNNSSNITVGSDYKALVCLNLGGGNDSFNMLIPRGNNEHSEYTTTRSNLAIPQNQILPINPNTSDGRTFGLHPSMPNMQQLFENNNLAFLANVGTLIEPSTKLDIKDKVVKTPLGLFSHSDQTQQWQTGRPHERTNIGWGGRIADLVQSMNSNENISMNVSLGGSNIFQRGNQVIPYAIRTTGSIGINRYGRDNIYDRLRTEAINSMLDRDYQDIFKNTYKNTIKTSNDAGLQFQEAVDEIPEFTTIMPEENRLAERLRMVAKTIASRDVLGFSRQTFFVDAGGWDHHDELLVSQANRLAEVDAALQYFNGLMAELNLNDCVTLFSISDFGRTLTSNGNGTDHAWGGNAFMMGGAVQGKEIYGDYPVLALGSDVDLRNGVLIPSTPADLYMAELALWFGVPASDLTTIFPNLSNFYDTNSGTPPIGFMNMI; this is translated from the coding sequence ATGACAAAACATAAAAACAATATATCGAGACGAAAATTTTTAGGGCAATCATGTGCTGCACTTGGTTATACAACCATGTTTTCATCTTTAATTAACTTAAAAGCCATGGCTGCTACAGCTATGAATAATTCGTCTAATATTACTGTAGGTAGCGATTATAAAGCTTTGGTTTGCTTAAATCTAGGTGGTGGTAACGATTCTTTCAACATGCTTATTCCTAGAGGAAATAATGAACATAGTGAATATACCACTACCCGATCCAACTTAGCCATACCTCAAAATCAAATCCTGCCAATTAACCCAAATACATCAGATGGTAGAACTTTTGGTTTACACCCATCCATGCCAAATATGCAGCAATTATTCGAAAATAATAACTTGGCATTTCTTGCTAATGTAGGGACTTTAATAGAACCTTCAACAAAATTAGATATCAAAGACAAGGTTGTTAAAACCCCTTTAGGTTTATTTTCTCATTCAGATCAAACGCAACAATGGCAAACAGGAAGACCACATGAGAGAACTAATATTGGCTGGGGTGGTCGAATTGCAGATTTAGTGCAATCAATGAATTCCAATGAAAATATCTCAATGAATGTGTCTTTAGGAGGCAGCAATATATTTCAGAGAGGTAATCAAGTTATACCCTATGCTATAAGAACTACTGGAAGTATCGGAATCAATCGCTATGGACGAGACAATATTTATGATCGATTAAGAACAGAAGCTATAAACTCTATGTTAGATCGAGATTATCAAGATATTTTTAAAAACACTTATAAAAATACTATAAAAACTTCGAATGATGCCGGTCTACAATTTCAAGAAGCTGTAGATGAAATTCCAGAGTTTACCACCATAATGCCCGAGGAAAACCGTTTAGCAGAGAGGTTAAGAATGGTTGCAAAAACTATTGCCAGTAGAGACGTTTTGGGCTTCTCCAGACAAACATTTTTTGTTGATGCCGGAGGTTGGGACCATCATGATGAACTTCTGGTTAGCCAAGCAAATAGATTAGCAGAAGTAGATGCTGCTTTGCAATATTTTAATGGTCTAATGGCAGAATTAAACTTAAATGATTGTGTAACATTATTTAGTATCTCTGATTTCGGACGAACACTTACATCAAATGGGAATGGAACAGATCACGCCTGGGGAGGAAACGCATTTATGATGGGTGGTGCTGTACAAGGAAAAGAAATATATGGAGACTATCCTGTCCTAGCATTAGGCAGTGATGTTGATCTTAGAAATGGTGTCCTGATACCATCTACTCCTGCAGATCTTTATATGGCAGAACTCGCCTTGTGGTTTGGAGTTCCTGCTTCGGACCTTACAACCATTTTCCCTAACCTATCTAATTTTTACGATACGAACTCTGGTACGCCTCCAATTGGCTTTATGAACATGATATGA
- a CDS encoding DUF1800 domain-containing protein, with protein MKKHLLFFFLCFPSYFFSQHYSDYLGAGHSIGISVTSSSEQSRANWRETARASNTVNGHGLDARLLETSRFLAQATFGTDLDYIKSVAKKPFEGWIDSQFEINSPSMGQMTDDIYNQALVIFVANGGNPDDYNGPQEDHFQYAWWQSNIGNEDLLRQRIALALSEILVISWDSNLDNYGVGFGDYYDVLKDNAFGNFRDLLLEITLHPMMGGYLSHYNNPKSIPEENIHPDENFAREIMQLFTIGLYELNQDGSYELDGNGDRIPTYDNDDIKEFAKIFTGLGTSEVEENEYDVVPGFDISFNFVKKNIPMVMYEEWHEPGEKRLLNGKIVPGGQSGMKDIEDAVDHLFNHKNTAPFISLRLIQQLVKSNPSPAYISRVSNVFNNYNGVRGNMKAVIKAILLDEEARSCSWINDSNSGKLVAPMIRYFNATRQLDLDNKNGLNWNLGRSFFRATGQLPLGSPSVFNFYLPEYVPNSEFADANLKGPEFEIHTSAASLAYLNEVNSWTNTNYFSMLSTRNLDLEDTPLNLEKLKYYAQDGEVLVNILDKLFTRGQLSDETKQIIVDAIEPLEGGNENIDYMHLRVRMGLFLILTSPDYVILK; from the coding sequence ATGAAAAAACACTTACTTTTCTTTTTTCTATGCTTTCCTAGTTACTTTTTTTCTCAACACTATTCAGATTATTTGGGTGCTGGACATAGTATTGGTATTAGCGTAACTTCCAGTAGTGAGCAAAGTCGTGCAAATTGGAGAGAAACTGCCAGAGCTTCCAATACAGTTAATGGCCATGGTTTAGATGCGCGTTTATTAGAAACATCTAGGTTTTTAGCGCAAGCAACTTTTGGAACTGATTTAGATTATATTAAATCCGTTGCTAAAAAACCATTTGAGGGTTGGATTGATTCTCAATTTGAAATCAATAGTCCGTCAATGGGACAAATGACTGATGATATTTACAATCAAGCGCTTGTTATTTTTGTTGCTAATGGGGGGAATCCAGATGATTACAATGGTCCGCAAGAGGATCATTTTCAATATGCATGGTGGCAATCTAATATTGGAAATGAAGACTTATTAAGACAAAGAATCGCTTTAGCATTAAGTGAAATATTGGTCATCTCATGGGATTCAAACCTAGATAATTATGGTGTTGGTTTTGGCGACTATTATGATGTTTTAAAAGATAACGCCTTTGGCAATTTTAGAGATTTACTGCTAGAGATAACGCTGCATCCAATGATGGGCGGTTATTTGAGTCATTACAATAACCCAAAAAGTATTCCTGAAGAAAACATTCACCCAGATGAGAATTTTGCGAGGGAAATTATGCAATTGTTTACTATCGGGTTATATGAACTTAATCAAGACGGAAGCTATGAGTTAGATGGAAATGGCGATAGAATTCCAACTTACGATAACGATGACATAAAAGAATTTGCAAAAATATTTACAGGGCTAGGAACTTCTGAAGTTGAAGAAAATGAATATGATGTTGTGCCTGGTTTTGATATCTCTTTCAATTTTGTCAAAAAAAATATCCCCATGGTTATGTATGAAGAATGGCATGAACCTGGAGAGAAAAGATTATTAAATGGAAAAATAGTTCCTGGTGGTCAATCTGGTATGAAAGATATTGAAGATGCAGTAGACCACTTATTCAATCATAAAAATACCGCACCTTTTATTTCTTTACGCTTAATACAGCAATTGGTAAAATCTAACCCTTCCCCTGCTTACATATCAAGAGTTAGTAATGTCTTCAACAATTATAATGGCGTTAGGGGTAATATGAAAGCCGTTATTAAAGCCATTTTATTAGATGAAGAAGCAAGAAGCTGTAGTTGGATTAACGACTCTAATAGTGGAAAATTGGTGGCACCTATGATTCGGTATTTCAATGCAACCAGGCAATTAGATTTAGACAATAAAAACGGTTTAAACTGGAATTTAGGAAGAAGTTTTTTTAGAGCGACAGGGCAATTACCTTTAGGGTCTCCAAGTGTTTTCAACTTTTATTTACCAGAATATGTTCCCAACTCTGAATTTGCAGATGCTAACTTAAAAGGTCCTGAATTCGAAATACATACTTCTGCAGCAAGCTTGGCCTATCTAAACGAAGTAAACTCATGGACTAATACAAATTATTTTTCAATGTTATCTACCAGAAACCTAGATTTGGAAGATACGCCTTTAAACCTTGAGAAATTAAAGTATTACGCACAAGATGGAGAAGTCCTTGTAAATATACTAGATAAACTATTTACTCGTGGTCAACTTTCTGATGAAACAAAACAAATAATAGTCGATGCTATAGAGCCATTAGAAGGCGGAAATGAAAATATCGATTATATGCACCTACGTGTAAGAATGGGACTGTTTTTAATTTTAACAAGCCCAGATTATGTTATACTAAAATAA